The sequence below is a genomic window from bacterium.
AGGCGGCCGCCTGGCGTCCCGACACCCGGCCGCGCAGGGCGGGCATCACCCGGCCCATGATCGTGCGCAGCCGCGGCCCGCCGTCCGCCGGCAGGACCGCCGGCAGCTCCTGCACGGCCGCCGCGAAGGCCGCGTCGAAAGCCGCGCGGGCCGCCGCCGGCGGCAGCGCGTCCGCCGGCTCGTCGTCCGACCACCAGATCCCCTCGGGCAGCACGCGGCCGGCGCGCAGCCCGTCCAGGACGCGCTCCCACCAGTCGCCCGCCGCGGTCAGGCTCGACGGCCGCGGCAGGTCGCGGTCCAGCAGCAGCGAGGCCAGACCGGTCGCGGTCAGCGGGCCGTCGCCGAGCTGCGGCTGCAGGTGCGCGTAGAGCGCGTACGCGGGGTGCCGGGCCAGCCGGTCGGCCAGGTCCTCGCCGACCCCGTCGCGCCGCAGTCGTTCGCGGCGCTCCCAGGGCGGCGGCGGCAGGTCGGTCGCGAGGCGCGCCAGCCTTGTCGCGCCCAGCACCACCGGCGGCAGGTCGGTGTCGGGGTACATGCGGCTGGGGCCGGGCAGGACGCGCTCGAAACCGGTGGTGTCGTCGTCCAGGGCCTGGCGGGTCTCCTCGGGCACGCCCTCGCAGGCCTCGCGGGCCCGCAGCAGGATCTCGCCCGCCGCGGTGCGCGCGTCCCGCTCGTCGCCCCAGACCACCATGATCGGCGTGTCGCGCCCGACGCCGCAGGCGCGCTCGATGCGGCCCCACTCGGCCGACGAGAGCGTCGGGACCTCGCTCGTCGAGCAGATGACGTTCGGCAGCGCGTCGATGCAGGCGACCACGCGCACGCGGTCGGAGAATTCCTTCAGGAAGCGGGTGTGGGGCTGGGTCGGCGTGGAGACGAGCCCCTCGAAGCCCGGCAGCGGCACGGCCACGACGCGGGCGCCGCCGGTGATCGCGTCGCGCAGGTAGCCGCCCTCGGCGGCGTGGACGACGGACGTGACGTCGCGCGAGGCGTCGGTCAGCGAAGCCGCGGTGACGCCGCGCTCGCGCAGGACGTCGCGGATGGCCAGCAGGCTGCGCTGGCGCAGGGCCTCGTTGTGGACCAGCCGCGGGATGCGCTTGATGCTCGGGACGCCCTTGATCTCGACGCGGGAGCCGCCGCGGATGCTCACGTTCACGTCCTGCCGCGCCGCGCCGACGCCCGTGCGCACCAGGCCGCTGGCCCGCGCCAGGCGGCGCAGCGCGTCGCAGACGGCGGCCACGTCCCAGGGAGTGTGCATGTCGGGGTCGGTGACCGTCTCGATCAGGGGCATGCCGAGGCGGTCGGTGCGGTAGACGCGGGAGTGCCCGCGGTCGCTGACCTCGCGGCAGGAATCCTCCTCGATGGACAGCTGGCGGATCCCGATGCGCCGGCCGCGGTGGGGGACCGCGCCCTGGACGCCGATGATCGCCGTGCGCTGGAAGCCCGTGGGGATGCTGCCGTCCAGGTACTGCTTGCGGGCGATGTGGATCTCGTCGACCACCTGCAGGCCGAGCATGAGCGAGACCCGCACCGCGTTGTCCAGCGCCTCGGGGTTCATCTCGAAGGGCGGGGCGTCGTCCATCTCGTAGGTGCAGACCGTCTCGTCGTTCAGCAGGTAGGTGATGTTCTTGCGGGTCTTGAACTCCATCAGCGCGGTGCCGTCGTAGTCCCCCATCTCGCTGAGGGTCGGGCGCATGTGGCGCAGGATCTCCGCGTGGTGCTCGGTGGTGTACCTGCCGGCGGGGCAGCGGCAGAAGAGCTTCTTCGAGGTCTGCAGCTGCTGGTGCACTTCGAGCCCGGACATCAGCCCGAGCGACCGGTACTCGTCCTCGCCCCAGGCTCCCAGGACGGGCAGCGGGGCGCCCTGCAGGGGATCGTAGCGGGTGACGTCGTTCATGCGCGACCTGTGCGGCTGGAGTGATGGAACCTGCGGCGCGGGACCAATATAGGGGGCGCCAGGCGGGGGGCCAACGTTGTTTTCCCTTCGGCAGGCCGGTTGTGAAATCTCGTCAACCTGCATCTTGACGCGTGTCGCGGGGCGGGAGTAGATTGGTCCTGTCAAAGACCTAACAAGAACGGTTGTGTCCGTGGCGGTGCTGCGGAGCGATCGGCGAAGGGAGATCCAGGTGAGGGTCGTCAACAACAAGGGCAAGAAGTTCCGCGTCCCGGACGCCACCATCCTGCGCCTGCCCCTGTACCTGGACAAGCTCATCCTGCTGCAGCAGGCGGGCGTGAAGGAAGTCTCGTCGCGACAACTCGCGACTTCGCTGGACATCAAGGCCAGCCAGCTGCGGCACGATTTCCACTACTTCGGGGGCTTCAGCAAGCCGGGCCGGCCCTACCAGGTCGACAAGCTGGTGCCGGCCCTCGAGGAGATCATCGGGGTCGACGTCCCGGTGCCCATGATCATCGTGGGCGCCGGCCATCTCGGCCAGGGCCTGGCCAACTACCGCAATTTCGAACGCCTGGGCTTCCCCCTGCGCGGGATCTTCGACGTGGACCCGAAGCTGGTGGGCCTGGAGATCCGGGGCGTGCCGATCCGGCCGCTGTCGGAGATGCCCGGGTTCGTGAAGGAGCACGGCATCAAGGTCGGCGTGCTGACCGTGCCGGTGAACGTCGCCCAGGACGTCGCCAACCAGATGGTCGCCGCCGGCGTGGTCGGCGTCTGGAACTTCACGCCGACCGACATCCGCACCCCGCCGCAGGTCATCGTGCGCAACGAGCGCCTCGCGGTGGGGCTGATGTGCCTGAGCTTCAAGGCCAAGCGCATCGGCCAGAACGACGAGCTCAAGCCGGACTAGCCGCCGCCGCTCACCAGCGGATCAGGTTGGCGCCCCAGGTGAACCCCGAGCCGAACGCCACCAGCACCAGCAGGTCGCCGCGGGCGAGCCTGCCCTCCCGCACCGCCTCGCTCAGCGCGATGGGGATCGACGCCGCCGTCGTGTTGCCGTAGCGCTGGATGTTGCTGAAGACCTGCTCCGGCGCCAGATCGAAGCGCTTGGTCACCGCCTCGGTGATGCGCAGGTTGGCCTGGTGGGGGATAACCAGCTTGACCTCCTGCTTCGCGACCCCTCCCGCGTCGAGCACCTCCTGGATCGCCTCGCAGAAGCGCCGCACGGCGTGCGTGTAGACGGCGCGGCCGTTCATGTGCGGGTAGTGACGGCCCTCGGCGATCTGCGCGGCCGTGATGCGGCCGGGCTGGCTGCCCGACGGCAGCTCGCACCACAGCTCGCGGGCGAACTCCCCCTGGCTGTGCAGGACGCTGGCCAGCACGTCGCCCCCGCCCTCGCCGGCGCGCAGGACGACGGCGCCGGCCCCGTCGCCGAACAGCACGGCGATGTCGCGGCCGCGGTCGGAGATGTCCAGCGAGGTGGAGTGGATCTCCGTGCCGACGACCAGCACGGTGCGCGCGAAGCCGGCCTTGATGTGGGCCGCGGCCGTGGCCAGGCCGTAGACGAAGCCGGTGCACTGGTTGCGGATGTCCATGGCGCCGACCGTCCGCGCGCCCAGCGCGTGCTGCAGCAGGACGCCGTTGCCCGGGAAGAAGCAGTCGGGGTTGAGGGTCGCGCAGATGATCAGGTCGAGCTCCTCGGCCGCGATGCCCGCGTCCTGCAGCGCCATGCGCGCGGCGCCGGCGGCGAGGTCGTTGAGCGTCGTGCCGGGGGAGATCCAGCGCCGCTCGCGGATCCCCGTGCGCTCGACGATCCACTCGTCGCTGGTGTCCATCCACTGCATGAGGTCGCGGTTGGTCACGACGCGATCGGGGACGCAGTGCCCCGTACCGATCACCATGGCGCAGGTCATGTCCGGCCTCCCGGTTCAGCGGCTCGTGATCTCTTCATCTGCTCGTGAACTCTTCATCTACTCGTGAACTCTTCATCTACTCGTGAACTCTTCATCTACTCGTGATTTTGGGATCCCGGCCCAGGTCGGCCACGTGGGCGGCGGCCCAGGCGGAGGCCTCGGCTTCGGTGCGGAACCAGGCCACGCGGACGCGCGTGAGCGAGGCGCCGCCGGCGGTCTTGACGGTCTCGGTCTCGATGCGGTGTCCGACCCGCCGCAACCTGGTCACCAGTTCCTCGGCGTTGGCCGGCTGGCCGAAGGCGCCGAGCTGGATCGCCCAGGTACCGGAGGCGCCCGGCGGCACCACCGCCGTGCCGGCGGCCGCGGTCGCCGGCGCGGCGCCGTCCGCCTGGAAGCCGTCCGCTGTGTTGCCGCCCGCCTCGCCGTCGTCCGCGCCGGCGGTCGTTCCCGTGCCCGCGTCGTCGCCCACCGCCGCCCGTCCGCCGGGCGACTCCGGCACCACGGCGGGCGCTTCCCGCGCCAGATCGACGTCGCCGCTGACGGGCCGCTGCGGGTCGTAGGGCAGGCCCGGCGAATCGGTGGTGACGACCGAGGTCTGCTCGCCCACCGGCGGGGGCAGCTCGAAGCCGCCGCGCGGCCAGAAGACGAAGGCCAGCATGGCCACCAGCGCCACCGCCACCGCGGCCAGCAGGCCGCGGCCGCTGCGGCCGCCGCGACGGCGCAGGCC
It includes:
- the gatE gene encoding Glu-tRNA(Gln) amidotransferase subunit GatE, yielding MNDVTRYDPLQGAPLPVLGAWGEDEYRSLGLMSGLEVHQQLQTSKKLFCRCPAGRYTTEHHAEILRHMRPTLSEMGDYDGTALMEFKTRKNITYLLNDETVCTYEMDDAPPFEMNPEALDNAVRVSLMLGLQVVDEIHIARKQYLDGSIPTGFQRTAIIGVQGAVPHRGRRIGIRQLSIEEDSCREVSDRGHSRVYRTDRLGMPLIETVTDPDMHTPWDVAAVCDALRRLARASGLVRTGVGAARQDVNVSIRGGSRVEIKGVPSIKRIPRLVHNEALRQRSLLAIRDVLRERGVTAASLTDASRDVTSVVHAAEGGYLRDAITGGARVVAVPLPGFEGLVSTPTQPHTRFLKEFSDRVRVVACIDALPNVICSTSEVPTLSSAEWGRIERACGVGRDTPIMVVWGDERDARTAAGEILLRAREACEGVPEETRQALDDDTTGFERVLPGPSRMYPDTDLPPVVLGATRLARLATDLPPPPWERRERLRRDGVGEDLADRLARHPAYALYAHLQPQLGDGPLTATGLASLLLDRDLPRPSSLTAAGDWWERVLDGLRAGRVLPEGIWWSDDEPADALPPAAARAAFDAAFAAAVQELPAVLPADGGPRLRTIMGRVMPALRGRVSGRQAAAWAEEATS
- a CDS encoding redox-sensing transcriptional repressor Rex, producing the protein MRVVNNKGKKFRVPDATILRLPLYLDKLILLQQAGVKEVSSRQLATSLDIKASQLRHDFHYFGGFSKPGRPYQVDKLVPALEEIIGVDVPVPMIIVGAGHLGQGLANYRNFERLGFPLRGIFDVDPKLVGLEIRGVPIRPLSEMPGFVKEHGIKVGVLTVPVNVAQDVANQMVAAGVVGVWNFTPTDIRTPPQVIVRNERLAVGLMCLSFKAKRIGQNDELKPD
- a CDS encoding beta-ketoacyl-ACP synthase III, giving the protein MTCAMVIGTGHCVPDRVVTNRDLMQWMDTSDEWIVERTGIRERRWISPGTTLNDLAAGAARMALQDAGIAAEELDLIICATLNPDCFFPGNGVLLQHALGARTVGAMDIRNQCTGFVYGLATAAAHIKAGFARTVLVVGTEIHSTSLDISDRGRDIAVLFGDGAGAVVLRAGEGGGDVLASVLHSQGEFARELWCELPSGSQPGRITAAQIAEGRHYPHMNGRAVYTHAVRRFCEAIQEVLDAGGVAKQEVKLVIPHQANLRITEAVTKRFDLAPEQVFSNIQRYGNTTAASIPIALSEAVREGRLARGDLLVLVAFGSGFTWGANLIRW
- a CDS encoding SPOR domain-containing protein; the protein is GLRRRGGRSGRGLLAAVAVALVAMLAFVFWPRGGFELPPPVGEQTSVVTTDSPGLPYDPQRPVSGDVDLAREAPAVVPESPGGRAAVGDDAGTGTTAGADDGEAGGNTADGFQADGAAPATAAAGTAVVPPGASGTWAIQLGAFGQPANAEELVTRLRRVGHRIETETVKTAGGASLTRVRVAWFRTEAEASAWAAAHVADLGRDPKITSR